The Elgaria multicarinata webbii isolate HBS135686 ecotype San Diego chromosome 1, rElgMul1.1.pri, whole genome shotgun sequence genome has a window encoding:
- the LOC134394534 gene encoding LOW QUALITY PROTEIN: small ribosomal subunit protein uS5-like (The sequence of the model RefSeq protein was modified relative to this genomic sequence to represent the inferred CDS: inserted 1 base in 1 codon), with protein sequence MADDAGAAGGGGGGAGGGAAAAARGGFRGGFGSGGRGRGRGHGRGRGARGGKAEDKEWIPVTKLGRLVKDMKIKSLEEIYLFSLPIKESEIIDFFLGSSLKDEVLKIMPVQKQTRAGQRTRFKAFVAIGDYNGHVGLGVKCSKEVATAIRGAIILAKLSIVPVRRGYWGNKIGKPHTVPCKVTGRCGSVLVRLIPAPRGTGIVSAPVPKKLLIMAGIDDCYTSARGCTATLGNFAKATFDAISKTYSYXDLWKETVFTKSPYQEFTDHLAKTHAARVSVQRTQAAAVATT encoded by the exons ATGGCGGACGATGCCGGTGCTgcgggaggaggaggtggtggtgctggtggtggagcagcagctgctgccaggGGTGGCTTTCGAGGAGGCTTTGGCAGTGGAGGCCGAGGCCGTGGTAGAGGCCATGGACGAGGGCGTGGGGCCCGAGGAGGCAAAGCTGAAGACAAAGAATGGATTCCAGTCACCAAACTTGGTCGCCTGGTCAAGGACATGAAAATCAAGTCTCTGGAAGAGATTTACCTTTTCTCCCTTCCAATCAAGGAGTCTGAAATCATCGACTTTTTCCTGGGCTCCTCTTTGAAGGATGAGGTTTTGAAGATTATGCCTGTTCAGAAACAAACCCGTGCCGGTCAGCGCACCAGGTTCAAGGCCTTTGTCGCCATTGGGGACTACAACGGCCACGTTGGTCTCGGAGTCAAATGCTCCAAAGAAGTTGCCACTGCAATTCGCGGGGCCATCATCTTGGCGAAACTGTCCATTGTGCCAGTGAGGCGAGGCTACTGGGGTAATAAGATTGGCAAGCCCCACACCGTACCATGCAAGGTAACAGGCCGGTGCGGCTCTGTCCTGGTTCGTCTCATCCCTGCACCGCGTGGTACTGGAATTGTGTCTGCACCAGTTCCCAAGAAACTACTGATTATGGCTGGTATCGACGACTGTTACACGTCAGCAAGGGGTTGCACAGCCACCTTGGGCAACTTTGCTAAGGCCACCTTTGATGCCATCTCCAAGACCTACAGTT CTGACCTCTGGAAAGAGACTGTGTTCACAAAATCTCCTTACCAGGAGTTCACTGATCATCTGGCAAAGACCCATGCTGCCAGAGTGTCTGTGCAGAGGACCCAGGCAGCTGCTGTGGCAACTACTTAA